The nucleotide sequence ACCGGCTGGAAGCCCCCCTTCGTCAGATGGTCGATCAGCTCGCGGATGCGCTTCGCTTCCCGGTGGTCGGGGTTGATCGCGAGCGCCCGCTGGAAGTGATACAAGGCCCTTTCCCGATCCGCGAACCCGTCCAGCCGGATCAATCCCATCCCGAAGTGGTAGTCCGAAAGCTCGAAGGACGACAGCCGCTTCTTGGCCTTTTTCGACTCCTGCATCTCGGAGAGGGCGTCGGGGTAGCGCCTGCGATCGTAATAGAAGCCGGCCAGATCGTAATGGATGCCGAAATCGTCCGGAGCCAGGAGGAGCGCTCCCCGGTAGGTCTTCTCGGCTTCGGCCTCCTTGCCGCTCGAGGCATAAGCCTCCGCGAGCTTCCTGAGGAAAGGAGGGTAGGGAACCGCCTTCGCCGCGGTCTCCAGCTCGCTGATGCCGCGCCGGATCAAATCCTCTCCTTTCCCGCGATCGGTCGGCAGCAGCTCGGTTCCTCGATCGAACCAAAGGGCCCCGAGGCCAAAATGAAGTCCGGCCCGGACGGTGTTGAAATTCACTCCCTGAGCCATCCGCTCGCTCTCCACCTCCTGGCGCATCCGCGTCGGGTCGACGCCCAGCCGGGCCGCCGTGGCGGCGTCGAGCGGCTCGTCCCCGAGGATCTGCAGCCCCTGCCGGTACTCCCGCTCAGCCTCTGCGAAGCGGTTCTGCTGCCGGTAGGCGTCGCCCAGGCTCAGCTCCGTCTGAAGCGCCGGAAAGACGCCGCGCCCTCCCGTCCCGGCGAGGTTCACCGTCCCCAGGAGCAGCAGGAACAGGAGGGGATAGAGCAGGAGCCAGGGGTTGGCGCGAAAGCGGGCCCAGGGGGCGTCGGACGGCGCCCGGGCGGCCGCCGCCTCGTCCTCCGCGGGTTTCCCCGAGGCGAGAAGATAACGAAGCCAACGTTCCGCCTCTCTCCAGGCGGCGAGCAGCGCGGCCCCGGCGAAAAGGCAGAGAAACGGGACGATCGGGACCCGGAAGCGCGAGAAATTGAAGAACAGGAGAACCGTCCCCATGTAGCCGAACAGGATCAGGTAGATCAGCAGAAGCTGCCGCCACCGCCGCCAGGTCAGCGCGATCCCCAGCAAGCCGAGCGGCGCCACCAGGCTGAAGGTCATCAGGGTCAGAGGCAGGTAGAGAATCAGGCCCGCCACGCTCAGGGGCTGGAGGAGCACCTGGCGGACCTCGTAATAATTGTAGTTGTCCGGCAGCTCGTAATAGTTCCAGAAGACGATCAGCTTCCGGACGAGCAGGCGCATCCAGGCCCCGGGGTTGGAGGCGATCCAGGAGAGTCCCTGCCGCAGCCAGAAGGAAGAGGATTCCCCGGGAGTCAGCTCGCGGCCCGCCAGCTCCGAGGCTTTGGCGATGAAATCGTCGTGCTCGTGCATCGGATCGGCGTGGACGAAGGGCGGAGGCAGGTAGCGTCCGTTGGCGTCGGCGTTGTTCCCGATGTAGAAGACTTCGCCGCCCCCGGTGGTGAGCAGCGCAAACTCCCGCCCGACGTAGTAATTCCGCACGGTGACCGGGAGGATTCCCGCCGCCGCCCCCAGCGTGAAGAGCAGACAGGCCCGCAGGCGGGCCCGGGACGGGATCGAGGGAAAGGCGAGGCATAGCCCCACGATCAGCAACGGGAAGAGCAGGACGAAGTTGTCGCGCACCAGCGAGGTCAGGGCGAACACGAGCCCGGCGAGCACGAGCTGCTTCCGCCGCGTTCCCTCCGATCTCTGAAAGAGGTCGATCAGATAGACGGTGAGGAAGGTGGAGAGGAAGGTCTTCATGACCATCCCCTCGTAGAACAAAAACGGCCCGTAGAGGGCCACGAGGAATCCGCCGATCCAGGCTTCGGTCTCTCCCAGAACCCGCCGCCCGATCCGCACCATCAGCAGGCAGGTCGCGACTCCGAAAAGAGCCTGGGCGATCTGCAGCAGCGGAAAGATCCACCGCTCCCCGAGAATCTTCAGGAAGATGGCGACGAGGTAGGCGTAAAGCGGGCTCTGGATGAAAATCTTGTCGCCGATCCAGTGTCCCGCGGCGATCTCGCGCGCCCAGCTGAAATAGAACAGAGGGTCGAGCCTGTCGGGGTAATAGAAGGGCGTCCCCGACAGCCGGAAGATGTAGACGAGTCGCAGAAACAGCGCGAGGCCGGCGAGAATCCAGGTCGCCTCACGGCGATGCGCCGAGAGCCAAGAGGCCGCGGACGGCGATTCCGGAGGCTTCGCCTCCGCGGGGAGAGCGATCTCCCCGGGCGCGGCGGGAGTCTCCGTTTCGGTCATCCTGTCTCCTTCCAGAAGGGCCGGACATTATACCGCGACCCTCGGGGAGGCTTCAGGAGGGCTATTCGTCCCTCAGGACCACCATCGGATCGACCGTCGTGGCGCGCCGGGCGGGCAAGGAGCAGGCCGCCGGCCGTGATCACCAGGACGACGGAGACGGAGGGGAAGCGGGGTGTAATCAGTTGACCGAGTCGGGCTCGACGGCGCTGCGGTGGCGGTCGATCTCCTCGAAGTAGTTCGGCTTGACCAGGATCTCGCGGGGCTTGGCGCCTTCGCCCGGGCCGACGATGCCGTCGCGCTCCATCATGTCGACGAGCCGCGCGGCGCGGGCGTAGCCGAGCTTCAGGCGGCGCTGCAGGTGCGAGATGGAAGCCTGCCCGGTCTGCACCACGAGCCGCGCCGCCTGCTCGTAGACCTCGTCCACCTCGTCGTCCCCCCCCTCCCGCTTCGACTCCGGCCCCTTGGTGACCGCTGGATTGAACTCCGGCTTGCCCTGCTTGCGCAGGTGGGCGATGACGCGGTTCGACTCCGCCTCGGTGAGCAGCGGGCCGTGCAGCCGGAGCAGCCGCGAGGATCCCGGCGGCAGGAAGAGCATGTCGCCGTTGCCGAGGAGCTGCTCGGCGCCGTTCGTGTCCAAGATCGTGCGGGAGTCGACTTTCGAGGAGACGCGGAAGGCGATGCGGCTCGGGAAGTTGGCCTTGATCACGCCGGTGATGATGTCTACCGACGGGCGCTGCGTGGAGAGGATCAGGTGGATCCCGACGGCGCGGGCCATCTGGGCAAGGCGCGTGATCGACTCCTCGATGTCGGCCGCGGCGGTCATCATCAGATCGGCCAGCTCGTCGATCACGACCACGATGAAGGGAAGCGGCTTCACCTCCTCCTCTTTCGTCCCGCCGTCGGCCGTCGCCACGGAGTGGGTCAGCGGCTTCTTCTCCTTGCGCGACAGCGCCAGAAGCGCGTTGAACTGGTCGATGTTCCGCACCCCGCACTCCGCCAGGGAGCGGTAGCGCCGCTCCATCTCCAGGGTCGCCCACCTCAGCGCGTTGCTGGCGTGCTTCGGCTCCGTGACGACGGGCGTGAGGAGGTGGGGGATTTGATCGTAGATTCCCAGCTCGAGGCGCTTGGTGTCGATGAAGATGAACTTGACCTCTTCCGGGCTGGCCTTGTAGAGGATGCTCGTGATCATGGTGTTCAGGCAGACGCTCTTCCCCGTTCCGGTCGCCCCGGCGATGAGCAGATGCGGCATGCGCGCCAGATCGGCGATGAAGGGCTCGCCGTGGATCTTCTTGCCGAGCGCCAGGGTCAGCTTGTGCGGCGAGGAGGTGAACTTCTCCGAGGCGAGCAGGTCCCTCAGGGCGATGATCTCCCGCCGCTTGTTCGGGACCTCGATCCCGACGGTCGATTTCCCCGAGACGCGATCGATCCGGGCCGATTCCGCCTGGATCGCGAGGCAGAGATCGTCCGACAGCGAGGTGATCTTGCTGTATTTCACTCCGGCGTCGGGCTTGAACTCGAAGGTGGTGACCACGGGGCCCGGGTGGATCTGGACCACCTGGCCCGCCACCTGGAACTCCTGGAACTTGGAGGTGATGAGCTTGGCCGTCTCCATCAGCTCCCGATCGTCGACCGCCTGCTCCTCTTTGCCTTCGTGGAGGAGCGACAGCGGGGGCGGGACGTAGCCGAGGGAGTTGACGAAGGGGAAGGCGGGCTGGGCGGGGGCGGCGGCCTCCCGGCGGATCTCTCTTTCCGGCTTCGGCTCGAGCTTCCGCGCCACGGGGGCCGCCGGCGCGGCGCCGGCGACCTCGGGGGATTCGAAGGCTTCCTTCGGAGCCTCCCGCTTGGGGGCGTCGTCCCGCGTGCGGGTGTGCTTTCGCACCACCTCGTTGCGCATCGCCTCCTTCCGCTTCGCCTCGCGGCGGCGCGCCCAGGTGACGACGAACTTCCCGGTCGTCCCCTGGACGAGGCCCCGGCTCTTGACGAACATCTCGGCGAGCGAGACCCGCGTCGCCATGAGGACTCCCACCCCGATCAAGCCGACGCATACCACCCCCGTGCCGGCGAAGCTCAGATACGACTTCAACGAGGCGGCGAGGACGTTCCCCAGCCATCCCCCGGCGTCGAGCGGCTCGCCGGCGATTCTGCGATCTCCCAGGAGAAGGCTCAGGAGCGCGGCGGAGGAGAAGATGAGGATGAAGGCGCCCGCCGTCCGCAAGGGGCGGCCCTCGCCGGGGCGGTTCCAGAAACGCTTCCATCCGGACCACCCGAAGAGGAAGGGGACCAAATAAGCGCCGAAGCCAAGGAACTGCAGCGCTCCTTCCGAGACGTTCGCCCCGAAATGACCGACGAGGTTGCTCGCCGGCTGCGACTCGCTCCCCGATCCGAACAGCGTCGGATCCTCGGGGGTGTGCGAGAGGAGCGCCAGGAGCAGGAGGAGCGAGCCGACGAGGAGGACGATTCCCCACGCCTCGCCGAACCGCCGGCTCCGGAGGATCCCCCCCCAATCGATCCGCGGACGCTGGCGTTGGCGCTCCCGCTTCGCTTTCTCCTTGGTCTTCAAATCTCGATCACCATGGGGATGATCATCGGCCGCCGCCCCAGCTCCTTGCGGAAGAAGCGCTTCAGGTTCCCCTGCAGCTTGGCGTGGATCACGTGGACGTCGCCGCGCTCCTCCATCGTCGAGGAAGCGACGGTCTGCCGGACGATGTCGGCCGCGCGTTGCAGGATTCCGTCCTCCTCTTCCTCCAGGACGAAGCCGCGGCTCACGATTTCCGGCTCCGTCTCGATTTCCCCGCTCCCCTTGTTGATCACGACGACGGCCGTCACGATACCGTCCTCCGAGAGATGGCGGCGGTCCCGGATCAGGACTTCCTCCACTTCTTCCCGCGTGCCGTCGATGAACACCCGGCCGGTGCTGATCTTCTCCGATTTCCACCCCTTGTCCCGAGTGAACTCGAGGTGATCGCCGTCCTCCACCAGGAGGATGCGCTCCGGCGGGATCCCGCCCTCCCGCGCCAGGCGGGCATGGCGATGGAGCTGGCGGTACTCGCCGTGGATCGGGATGAAGTACCGGGGGCGCGTCAGGTTGAGCATGATTTTCAGCTCCTCCTGGCTGGCGTGACCGGAGGCGTGAATCGAACCGTGGTGGTCGTCGAGCATCACGTCGGCCCCGCGCTTGAGGAGGTGGTTCACCACCCGGGAGATCGACTTCTCGTTGCCGGGGATCGTCCGCGCCGAGAAGATCACCAGGTCGCCGTCCCCGATCGTCACTTCCTTGTGCTCCTCCAGTGCGATGCGGGAGAGGGCCGACATCGGCTCGCCCTGGCTGCCGGTGACGACGAAGAGCATGCGCTCCGGGGAGACGCGCGAGGCCGCTTTCGGCTCGATCAGGACTCCGGCGGGAATCGTCAGGTAGCCGAGGCGCTCCGCGACCTTGGTGTTCTGCAGGAGGCTGCGCCCCACCAGGCAGACACGCTTCTTGTTGGCGGCGGCGATGTCGAGGATCTGTTGCACGCGGTGGATGTGGCTGGCGAACGTGGCCACCATGACCCGGCCGAGGGCGCGGCGCAGGATCGGCTCCAGGGCTTCGCCGACCCGGCGCTCGGAGGGGGTGAATCCTTCGCGCTCCGAGTTGGTCGAGTCCCCGAGCAGGGCCAGCACGCCCTCGTCTCCGAACTGCCCCAGCCGCGGGAAGTCGAAAAGCCGGCCGTCCACCGGGGTCTGATCGATCTTGAAATCGGCCGTGTGGATCACCAGGCCGACGGGCGTGCGGATGGCGAGACACATCGAGCCCGGGATGCTGTGGGTCACCTGGACGAACTCCACCTCGAACGGCCCGATCTTCACGACGTCCCGGGCGCTCACCGGACGCAGGTCGGCGCGCGCGTCGAGCCGGTGCTCCTGGAGCTTCGACTGGACCAGCCCGAGCGTGAACTCGGTCCCGTAGAGCGGGGCCCGCACCGCCTCGTAAAGGTAGGGGACGGCGCCGATGTGATCTTCGTGTCCGTGGGTGAGGACGATGCCGCGCACCTTGCGGGCGCGCTCGAACAGGTACTGGATGTCGGGGATGACGAAGTCGACTCCGAGAAGGTCCTCCTCGGGGAACATCAGCCCCGCGTCCACGACCAGGATCTCCTCGCCGTACCGGAAGAGGGTGCAATTCAGGCCGAACTCGCCGCATCCCCCCAGGAAGAGGATCTCGAGGTGAGGCTGAGCGCGGGAGCCCTGGAAGGACTTTTCGGCGGACTTCATCCTGTCTCGGAAAGGGGCGCCCGCTCCGGCGTCCACCGGGCGCCTCGGCGGAAGCGCGAACGGCGCGGATTATATATCAATTTGAGCCGCGGGAGCGACGCGAAGACTCACGGCATCTGCGGCCGGCGCCGGGCCAGCTCCAGGTATCCTTGGAGCGGAACGTCTTCGGGGCGGGCGGCGGGATCCAGCCCCGCCGCTTCCAGCCATTCTTCCACCTTCTCCGGGGGGAGTCCCGATCCGCCGGAGAGCGAGTTCCGGATTTTCTTCCGTCTCGCCGAGAAAGCCGCCTTCACCACCCGCTCGAAGATCGCCCCGTCGGCGGACGAGGCGAAGGGCGAGAGGCGGGGCTTGAAGCGCAGGACGGTGGAGTGGACCTCCGGCGGGGGCGAGAAACAGCCCGGAGGAAGGTCGAGCAGCCGGACCGCCTCGGCGCGGCAGCCGCACAGGAGCGTCAGGATCCCGTACTCGCGCTTCCCGGGAGGGGAGAGGATTCGTTCCCCCACCTCCCGCTGCACCATCAGCGTCAGATCCTCGAAACGCTCGGAGAGGGCCAGGAGCCGGAGGATGACCGGCGAGGCCACGGAATAGGGGAGGTTCCCGACGGCGCGCAGGCCGCGGCCGGGAGGCAGCTCCTGGTCAAACAGAGCGGCCAAATCGACGCGCAGGACGTCGCCCGCGACGATTCTCAGGTTCTCCGAAGCCGTCACGCTCTCGAGCCGCCTGACCAGCCGGGGATCGATCTCGAGGGCCAGGACCTTCACGCCCGCCTCGAGCAGCGGCGCCGTCAAGGCGCCCCGGCCCGGGCCCACTTCGAAGAAGCGCTCCCCGGGCTGCGGGGCGACGGCCTCGATGAGGCGCCGCACCGCGCCGGGGTCGGCCAGGAAGTGCTGCCCCAGGCGGCGGCGCGTCCGGGCGGAGGGTGCCGGGGTCAAAGATGTATCCGGGCGGCGGGATCCGGCATCTCAAGCACCGTGTCGAGGACCCGGCCCCGGCGCCAACTTGGCGGGCCGGAGAAATCTATGATATAAAAACCACGGACTTTTGGAGTAGATAGATGGCCAGTGAAGAGGTCTTGATTTTGGACGCGATGAGCTTCGAGCGCGAGATATCGGGGCAAGGGAACGGACCGATCCTCGTCGATTTCTGGGCTGAATGGTGCGGCCCCTGCCGTTTGATGGCTCCCATCCTGGACAAGGTGGCGGTCCGCTTCAAGGGGAAGGCCCGCATCGGGAAAGTGGACGTCGACGAGCATCAGGCGCTGGCCGCGAAGTTCGGGATTCTCAGCATCCCGACGCTGCTTCTCTTCAAGGATGGCAAGGTTGTCGAGCAGGTGGTGGGGACGACTTCCGAGGAGAACCTCGCGAAGCTGATCGATCGTCACACCGCCTGATCCCCCCGCTCCCGCCTCAGCGCACCCGGGCCAGTCTCAGAAGATCGGGAACGAGCGCCGTGCTTCCGTCGGACAGGATCGCGGTTCCGGCGAGCCGGGCCTCCTCTCCCCCGTTGAGCGGCGGACGGATGACGACGTCGGCTTGCCCCAGCACGGCGTCGGTGGCGAGAGCGTAGCGCTGCGGGCCGACGCGATACAGCAGGCCTGAAAACCCCCGCAGAGAAGGGCCGTCGGCGTCCACCCACGGGATGCGGTCGAAGCGTACCAGCGGAATCGGCTCTTCCGGATCCTCCTCCCAGAACGATCGCCCTTCCCGCAGGCGGATCTGCGACACGTCCAGCTCCACCGAGCGCTCGACGTTCGCGACCGGCACCGCCAGGAGCTGCTTTCCCACCTGGCACAGGTAGGAACGGACGAGCGCTACGCCGGCCGGCAGAACCATCTCCACTTTCCAGTCCTCTCCATCTCCTACGACGGCGGCGCTTCCCCCGAGACGCGCCACGAGGTCCCCGATCTCGCCGGCCAGGAGCCCGCCCGGCTTCGGATGAGGCGGCGCCGAGACGCCGCTTCTCAGCACCAGCGCCGAGCCGTTCCGCGAGACCGCCGTCGTCACCCGGCAGGGCTCGATCCACCCCATCTGCCGCAGGATGTCGGAGCGTTGCACTCCTTCCCGGACGATTCTCGGGAGCAGCCGCATCAGGATTTGCGCGATCTGCTCGAGATGGGCCAAATCGACGCGGCTTTCCCCTCCGGTGAGCGAGAAGACCGCCTCCCGGCCGGAAGCGGCGGCTGATTCCTCCACGCAACGCCCCAGTCTGGGAGCGATCCGATCGAACGGCACCATCCTGGCGGACAGGATCTCGGCGCGAATCTCCGCCAGGCTTCTTTCCAGCCTCTTCAGGGCCTCGTCCGAGCCCGGCGCCCCCGAGGTTTCCAGGGCGGCGGCCAGGAGATCCCGGTCGGCGCGGGCCGTTTCGGCCCGATCGAGGAGGCGCTGGAGCAGCTCGGCGCGAACCCGTACGGTTCCCTGCAGAGGAGGCGCGGGAAGCGAGAGCTCCATGGAAGCTTCCGGCTCGGGCTCCAGAACGATCTCCGCCGTGACGTCGAGGACCGCCGGCAGGGGCCGCAGGAATCGCTTCGCCGCCTCGGGAGAATGGCGCGTCTGCAGGGTGAGGTCGAGAACCGGCGCGCCTCCCTCCTGAAGCGGGATTCCGGACGGCGGCATGCCGGAAACGACACGTCCCAAGGAGGAGCAGCGCGCTGCCAGCACCCGGAGGCGCGCCGACGGCAAGGACGTCCCAGGACGGAGGGTGAGCCGCAACGCCACCCGCCTCTCCGGACCGGGATCAGGATCGGCGGGTGTTTCGAGATCCTGGAGCGCGCCGAGGACCTCCGCCGGCGAGAAAGGCTTCCGGAGGAAATCGCGGGCGCCCGCCGCCAGAGCGCGGAGGACCGCACCTTCCTGATCGCGCGCGGCGGAGACGATCACCCGGACCGAGGGGTCGGCGCCCACCAGGGCGCGCGTCGTCTCGACGCCGTCCATTCCCGGCATGATGAGATCGGTGATGATGAGATCGGGCTGCAGCTCGTCCTTGAGACTCAGCGCCGAGGCGCCGTCCGACGCCTCGGCGACGACGCGATGATCGCCCGACTCCAGGATGGCGCGGAGCATCGAGCGGACGAAGCCGGCGTCGTCGACCAGCAGGACCGAGAGGGGCATCGGCAGATCCGAAGAGAATTCACGGCGAGACGCACGAACGCATTATCGGACGGGGGGAGGAGGCTGTCAACGAGTCTGAGGTCCAGGTCAGGGGATCGGGCCGGCGGCGGGACAGGTCCCACGGGTTTATACTCAGGAACATTCTTGGTGAATCAGCGCTTGGGACCGGCAGACAGAGGCCGGCAGGAGGGAAGGAACTCGATGAAGCGGGGGCTCCCGGCGTTGCGCCGGAGGGGAGGCGAGACTCGGGTCCATGGCGAGGTCCAGGGCTGCCGGAGGGACGGCTGGAAGGCCGTCTACGCCCAAGTCCGGCGCATCCCCCGGGGCCGCGTCATGACCTACGGCCAGATCGCGACCCTGCTGGGCAGCCGCCTCTCTCCACGCGCAGTCGGCTGGGCGATGCATGGAAGCCCGCGAGGGGTTCCCTGGCACCGTGTCATCAACGCTTCGGGAGGCTGTTCCACCGACCGGATGCCCGACATCCCACCGGGCCTCCAACAGGCTCTGCTGAAAGGAGAAGGAGTCGAATTCCGGGCCAACGGCACCCTCGACCTCGCACGCTACCGCTGGATGCCCCGTGGCGCGGCGCGCCGGCGCCCGCGAAAGCCCTGAATCGCCCGAAACGTCCTGCCGGGACTGAGGCGTTCCGTTCCTCTCCCCTGGCCGGATCGGTCCTTGGGCAAACGGGCGCTGATTCGCGCGCCCCGAGGGTTCGGCAACGGGGGAAGGGCCGCAGACCGAAAGCAGCATCGGGCAGCGGTCCCCCCCTTGACAGTGCGCTTGCCGAGCCACCACAATGAACCCCAGGCCCATTCGGGCAGCTCTCCAAGTCGGATCCAACGAGCACGCGAAGCGGCGGGAGCGGCCGGCGCACCATGGCAAAAAGCCTGATTCGCAGCTGTCGCAGGCTGTTCATCCCCTGCCTCGCCTGGTTCCTCCTTGGAGGGAGTGTCGCCGGGGCGATCGCGGAGACTCCGGGGCTCGCGGCGCTCAACGGAGTCGTGGTGGACCGCGACGGCAGCCTCCTGCCGGGAGTCACGGTCGTCCTGGAGAATCCAGCCCTTGGAGTGGGGCCCCGCGGCGCCGTGACCAGCGCGAAAGGGGAGTTTCGGATCGTCAACGTCCCTCCCGGCACCGGATTCTCCATCCGGGCGAGCCTTCCCTCCTATCAGACCCTCGTCTTTCACGACGTGCAGCTTGTCCCCGGAGAGAACGTCTTCCCGGGCATCACGCTCCGGCCGGCGATCGTCCAGGAGGAAAGGGTCAAGGGAACCGTCGACGTCGTGAAACCCGAGTCGGCCACGACCAGCACGACGATCAGCTCGGAGTTCCTTTCGGGTCTGCCGATCCTGGGAAGAGACTATCAGGACATCCTGACCCTCGTTCCCGGAGTGACCGACGTGGACAATACCGGGAATCCGAACATCCACGGCGCGCGCGACACCGACGTCGTCACGCTGGTCGACGGCGTGAACACGACCGATCCCTTCACCGGGCTCTACGGACAGGAATTGAACGTCGAGTCGATCCAGGAGATCGAGGTGATCACGGCGGGGGCCACTGCCGAGTACAGTCGCGCTGCGGGCGGGTTTGTGAAGATCCTGACGAAGTCGGGCGGCAACGAGTTCAAAGGGACGTTCAAGTTCTTCATGCAGACGAGTCGCCTCGACGGCGACGGCGCCGGGACCGATCCGACCGACGTGCGCGGCGGTCTCGGCGAGCGGAACGGCTTCCGGGATCAGAGGTTCACCGACCTCTATCCGTTCCTGTCCCTTTCGGGGGCCTTCATCCAGGACCGGCTCTGGTATTTCTTCGCGCCGGAGTACGTCCAGATCGAGGAGCCCGTAAACGTCGGGACGCACGCCTTCATCGCGGGGACGCACGCCATTCGCGCCACCGCGAAGACCACCTGGCAGATGGTCCCGTCGAATCAGCTCGTCTTCGAGATCCTCTACGACGACACGCGTGAAGACAACAACGGCCTCGACAGCTTCACCGACTTGGAGAGCGGCTACGAGTTCCATCGCGGCGGGCCGACGACCACGCTGCGCGACACCGCTACCCTGAGCCCGAATCTCTCGCTGGAGACGGCTCTCTCCCGTTTCGATCAATCGTTCAGCGTCACCCCGACCCTGAATCCCGACACCAACGGCAACGGACTTCTGTTCGTCGACGGCATCCGCGCCCTCGGCGGGAACCAGGATGGGTTCCGCAACGCGCGCGAGCGGGATCCGGGAGAGGACTACGACCGGGACGGGCGGTACGACATCTTCGAGGACGTGAGCGGCGACGGAGTCCTGGATGGCTGCGAGAACAACCCCGAGACGGGGGAAAGGTATTGCTTTCCACCGTCGGGAGAGTATCCCGGCTGGTACGAGTCGAAAGGATTCGACTTGAACGACAACCGCAGTTTGCGGGACTGTCCTCGCAACCCGGATGGGTCTTACGATTTCGACGATCCTCTTTGCGAGCTGGACCGCAACAGGCGCATCCATTACGGCGAGGACATCGATCGCGACGGACAGCTGACGGGGCCTTACGGCTGCGAGGGGAAAGAGCGCGAGGACGTGAACTGCAACGGCCGGATCGACTTCGAGACCGACGCGAACGAGAACGGCATCGTGGATCCCGCGGAGGACCGGGGGATTCCCTGTTCCAATCGGTCGCTTTGCCCGGACGGGACGGAGCCCGGGACGGGGGGCAACGGTCGCTTCGACTCGGAAGATCGGAACGGCAACGACGAGCTGGACACCTTGCCGGGCTCGGGGTACACGCCGTTCCCGTTCTGGGAGGATCGCAACGGCGACCACGTAGCGCAGCGCGGGGAGTTCCACGCTCCTCAGTTCCCCGATCGCGATTACGTCCTCAGCGACAACACCAACCGCATCTCGGGCCCCTTCTACTTCGATTACACCGACTCGCGGACCCGCGACACGCTCAAGAGCGATCTCTCCGCCTACGTGGACGATCTGCTGGGCAGCCATGATCTCAAGATCGGCGCCGTCTTCGAGCAGGAGAGCTTCGAGCGGACGACGCACCAGCGGCCCTACCTGACGGTCTCCACGGGATTCGACCCGGCCAGCGGAAGGAACGGAGGAACCGTGGGCACGCTGCTGCCGACGCAGGGAGACGTCCACAACACGGCGGGCGGCGATCATCTCGGCTTCTACTTCCAGGACACCTACAAGCCCCTTCCCAACCTGTCGGTCAACCTCGGGCTCCGCTTCGATCGCGAGAGCATCCATTCCGAGGGGTTCGAGTTCTTCGAGCCGGCCGCGCAGCGCCGGGAGTTCGACATCCTGATGGGGCTCAATGGGTTCGAGGCGGCCCCCCGGTTTGCCGATTTCAACCAGGATGGAGTCGTCAACCTGGGATTCACCGGCGATCCCCTTTATTCGATGGTCCGCTACGCGCAGCTCGAATCCCAGCTGGCCGAGATCGCCCCCCGGCGCTTCTCGCGTCACAACTTCCTCACGTCGATTGAAAGCGCCTTGCTGTCCCAGCTCAACATCCACGACCCCAACCTCCTGCGCAGCGGGCGGCCCCGCCAACCCCAGGATGTCCTGATCACCAACAACAACCTGGCGCCGAGGCTGAGCCTCTCCTGGGATCCGCGATCCGACGGGAAATCGAAGGTCTTCGCCTCGTGGGGCCGGTACTATGGGAACCTCTTCCTGGAGACGGTAATCGGCGAGGAGGGGCCCGACCTCATCAGTCCCTACTACCAGTACGACGCCGACGGCGTCGATCTCGCCGGACTGCCGAACAACCAGATCGGCAAGCGGATCTCGGCCCCGCCTCCCGCCGCCACTCAGGTCGACCGGGGCATGCGGACGCCCTTCACCGACGAGCTGAGCGCCGGGTTCTATCGCGAGATCGCCCCCGAAGTCTCCCTCTCGCTCACCTACGTCCGCCGGGCCTACCGGGATCTGCTCCAGGACATCGACGTCAACCACAGCGTTCGTAAGGCCACGGCGACGATGTGCCCCGGCCCCGACGAGCACACCCTGAGCGGCCTTTGCGACAACTTCGGCCGGACGCTCGGCATCCGGAACAACAAAGGGATCGAAGCGATCGAGGCGGACAGCTATCCCGATCTCTTCATCAACAACGTCAACTTCAACCAGATCTTCCGGGTCGGGAACTACAACAGCCAGGCCTACCACAGCTACGAGCTGCAGATCTCGCGGCGGCTGCGGCGCAAATGGCTGATGGACGCCAGCTACGTCTTCTCCAAGGCGACCGGCCAGGCAGAGAC is from Candidatus Polarisedimenticolia bacterium and encodes:
- a CDS encoding response regulator; amino-acid sequence: MPLSVLLVDDAGFVRSMLRAILESGDHRVVAEASDGASALSLKDELQPDLIITDLIMPGMDGVETTRALVGADPSVRVIVSAARDQEGAVLRALAAGARDFLRKPFSPAEVLGALQDLETPADPDPGPERRVALRLTLRPGTSLPSARLRVLAARCSSLGRVVSGMPPSGIPLQEGGAPVLDLTLQTRHSPEAAKRFLRPLPAVLDVTAEIVLEPEPEASMELSLPAPPLQGTVRVRAELLQRLLDRAETARADRDLLAAALETSGAPGSDEALKRLERSLAEIRAEILSARMVPFDRIAPRLGRCVEESAAASGREAVFSLTGGESRVDLAHLEQIAQILMRLLPRIVREGVQRSDILRQMGWIEPCRVTTAVSRNGSALVLRSGVSAPPHPKPGGLLAGEIGDLVARLGGSAAVVGDGEDWKVEMVLPAGVALVRSYLCQVGKQLLAVPVANVERSVELDVSQIRLREGRSFWEEDPEEPIPLVRFDRIPWVDADGPSLRGFSGLLYRVGPQRYALATDAVLGQADVVIRPPLNGGEEARLAGTAILSDGSTALVPDLLRLARVR
- a CDS encoding MGMT family protein, whose protein sequence is MKRGLPALRRRGGETRVHGEVQGCRRDGWKAVYAQVRRIPRGRVMTYGQIATLLGSRLSPRAVGWAMHGSPRGVPWHRVINASGGCSTDRMPDIPPGLQQALLKGEGVEFRANGTLDLARYRWMPRGAARRRPRKP
- a CDS encoding carboxypeptidase regulatory-like domain-containing protein, with the translated sequence MAKSLIRSCRRLFIPCLAWFLLGGSVAGAIAETPGLAALNGVVVDRDGSLLPGVTVVLENPALGVGPRGAVTSAKGEFRIVNVPPGTGFSIRASLPSYQTLVFHDVQLVPGENVFPGITLRPAIVQEERVKGTVDVVKPESATTSTTISSEFLSGLPILGRDYQDILTLVPGVTDVDNTGNPNIHGARDTDVVTLVDGVNTTDPFTGLYGQELNVESIQEIEVITAGATAEYSRAAGGFVKILTKSGGNEFKGTFKFFMQTSRLDGDGAGTDPTDVRGGLGERNGFRDQRFTDLYPFLSLSGAFIQDRLWYFFAPEYVQIEEPVNVGTHAFIAGTHAIRATAKTTWQMVPSNQLVFEILYDDTREDNNGLDSFTDLESGYEFHRGGPTTTLRDTATLSPNLSLETALSRFDQSFSVTPTLNPDTNGNGLLFVDGIRALGGNQDGFRNARERDPGEDYDRDGRYDIFEDVSGDGVLDGCENNPETGERYCFPPSGEYPGWYESKGFDLNDNRSLRDCPRNPDGSYDFDDPLCELDRNRRIHYGEDIDRDGQLTGPYGCEGKEREDVNCNGRIDFETDANENGIVDPAEDRGIPCSNRSLCPDGTEPGTGGNGRFDSEDRNGNDELDTLPGSGYTPFPFWEDRNGDHVAQRGEFHAPQFPDRDYVLSDNTNRISGPFYFDYTDSRTRDTLKSDLSAYVDDLLGSHDLKIGAVFEQESFERTTHQRPYLTVSTGFDPASGRNGGTVGTLLPTQGDVHNTAGGDHLGFYFQDTYKPLPNLSVNLGLRFDRESIHSEGFEFFEPAAQRREFDILMGLNGFEAAPRFADFNQDGVVNLGFTGDPLYSMVRYAQLESQLAEIAPRRFSRHNFLTSIESALLSQLNIHDPNLLRSGRPRQPQDVLITNNNLAPRLSLSWDPRSDGKSKVFASWGRYYGNLFLETVIGEEGPDLISPYYQYDADGVDLAGLPNNQIGKRISAPPPAATQVDRGMRTPFTDELSAGFYREIAPEVSLSLTYVRRAYRDLLQDIDVNHSVRKATATMCPGPDEHTLSGLCDNFGRTLGIRNNKGIEAIEADSYPDLFINNVNFNQIFRVGNYNSQAYHSYELQISRRLRRKWLMDASYVFSKATGQAETFLSENGDDPALTELKSGYLSYDQRHVARFNAVAFLPGDWQVGGSVNWSSGLPFSFVNRFQSGDNVQFTQTRRLFGYRDPNTGKFIPELRNAHRNHATYDLNVRAQKNLVLGKVSAGAFFELHNLLNSDALRVSEIDNRFRTLQSDETRRFGRRFQLGVQLDF